The Methanosarcinales archaeon genome includes a region encoding these proteins:
- a CDS encoding putative DNA binding domain-containing protein — protein MDTSGLLELIEKGEDSQTQFKERFESIDALAAEICAFSNSNGGNIIVGVSDDGKITGLKKEDIWKLNEWVSSTCSQKMDPQVNVTTQNIKYQDRVVMVISVPMGSNKFYMANGKDIWVKIGADKRRAKREEIQRLLQSPGHLYADEMPVENTNLSDINIDLFRSFYEHRTNETLENLNIPLEKLMSNLKLMADDKLTLAGLLVFGKKPEEKKPQFVIKAVLFPGNSPAVSEYKDSRDIIGNIPKIFEAGRSFLINNLRWVQKDQHFNTTGILEIPQIALEEALINAIVHRNYFISSNIRIFIFDNRVEIISPGALPNTINVGVPS, from the coding sequence ATGGACACCTCAGGACTTTTAGAACTCATCGAAAAGGGCGAGGATTCACAGACCCAGTTCAAAGAGCGATTTGAAAGCATAGACGCATTAGCGGCTGAGATATGTGCCTTCAGTAATTCAAATGGAGGAAATATCATAGTGGGAGTGTCCGATGATGGGAAGATCACCGGACTGAAAAAAGAAGATATCTGGAAATTAAATGAATGGGTATCCAGTACATGTTCTCAAAAGATGGACCCACAAGTCAACGTTACCACTCAAAACATAAAATACCAGGACCGAGTAGTCATGGTTATCAGCGTACCCATGGGATCAAATAAGTTCTATATGGCAAACGGTAAAGACATCTGGGTGAAAATAGGGGCAGATAAAAGAAGAGCAAAAAGGGAAGAGATACAGAGATTACTCCAATCCCCGGGTCACCTTTATGCAGATGAAATGCCGGTTGAGAACACAAATTTAAGCGATATCAATATTGATCTGTTCAGGTCTTTTTATGAGCACAGGACAAACGAAACACTTGAAAACCTCAACATTCCGCTTGAGAAACTAATGTCAAATCTAAAATTGATGGCAGATGATAAATTGACACTTGCAGGTCTTCTGGTATTCGGTAAAAAACCAGAAGAAAAAAAGCCGCAGTTTGTTATAAAAGCAGTTCTGTTCCCGGGTAATTCACCTGCAGTGAGCGAATATAAAGACAGCCGGGACATCATCGGCAACATACCTAAAATATTTGAAGCCGGCAGGTCGTTTTTAATAAACAATCTTCGATGGGTACAGAAAGATCAACACTTCAACACAACAGGCATCCTTGAAATTCCGCAAATAGCCTTAGAAGAAGCTCTTATTAATGCAATAGTCCACCGCAATTATTTCATTTCCAGCAATATCCGGATATTTATTTTTGACAACCGCGTTGAGATCATAAGTCCGGGAGCTTTACCCAACACGATCAATGTAGGCGTGCCGAGCTAA